TTACCATGAATGCTGAAAAGGTAGCCGAAACCATGAATGGGGAAACTATTACATGGCTAAAAGATATGGCCGCTAAAAAAGATGCGGCTATTGTTGGTAGTTTGGTGATAACAGAAGCGGGTAAGTATTACAATCGTTTAGTATTTGTTGAGCCTTCGGGTAAAATTACTACTTATAATAAACGTCATGCTTTTACCTTAGTTGGTGAAGAGAAAACATATACGGCAGGTAATGAAAAGATAATTATTGATTATCTAGGTTGGAAAATCTGTCCGTTAATTTGTTACGATTTACGTTTCCCGGTATGGGCAAGAAATATTGAAGATTACGAAGTCTTGATTTATGTGGCCAATTGGCCAAAACCACGAGTTACGGCTTGGGATACGCTTTTAAAAGCGCGAGCTATCGAGAATATGAGTTATTGTATTGGGGTGAATAGAGTAGGTGTAGATGGTGTGAATAGTGAATATTCTGGTCACTCTGCTGTTTATGATGTTTTAGGAAATCAGTTATCTAATTTCGAACCGCATGAAGAAGGGACTCAAGTAATTATTTTAGAGAAGCGCCATGTGGAAGCTTATAGAAATAAATTGAAGTTTTTAAACGATCGCGACACTTTTATAATTCATTAATAAAAACAAAAAGCCCGACTTTTACATCGGGCCTAATAAATTAACCAAAATTTATTACTAATCATTCTTTTTCTTAGCAATGGTTTGGTCGTATATAGTTTCAATTACTTACAAAGTATTTTTTGCAATCATAACACCATTAAGTTGCAACCTCGAATATCAGAGTTGTCAAAACGACCAATAACTTCAAAAGCCCCATCTTGGTTTACACGACCTAAATCTTGGGTTGCAATAAAGGAGCAAGAGTTGATGTTTGCTAAATCTATAACGTTAATTCCGCCCGCTTTTTCGCTGGTGTTTATAGTTAAAGCATCTTCGGTGTCTCGAGTTAAGACTTTCATCCAACTTGGGCATTTAAATACACCATGACCTTGTGAGTATGCTTGGCTTAATAATTCCGTCATACCATATTCACTATGGATTTCTTTTGTGCCAAAACCAGCTTTTAACTGTTTGTGCAGTTCTTCGCGAATCAATTCTTTTCGGCGGCCTTTCATGCCTCCAGTTTCCATGATTACGGTATTTTTTAGGTTGAACTGATGCATTTCAACTAAATCTAACAACGCAAAAGAAACACCAATAAGTAATATTTTTTTGCCTTTAGCATCTAGCTTTATTAAGGTGTCTTTTAATTCGGAGATGTTATCGAGATAAAAACCACTTTCAGCATGTTTCGATTTCGAAATCATAGCATCGACCATATATATTAATGATGAGCCTTCACGTTCTAAGTAAGATGGCAGTAATCCAAGAATAACATAATCTTCAATCTTGCCATAAAAGTGTTCAAAACCTTTATTAAAACTTTGTTCGTAGATCTTTAAATCGGTAACATGGTGTTTGCTCGTCGCACTTCCGGTAGTTCCAGAACTGGTAAAGGTTGTTTCAACGGCATCTTTAGTACTTAAAATATCTCGAGTTTTAAAAAACTGAATGGGTAAAAAAGGAATATCGCTACTTGTTTTTACATCTGTTGGATGGATGTATAATAGGTCGCAAAATGAACGATACACCCTATTGTTTTCAAACTGAAATTTAAAAACTTTTAATGCTAAGCTTTCAAATTCCGCGGGTGTTTTTATTTTGAAAATGGCGTTTTTATCGATCATAAATAGATTTCAATAGTCATTAAAGGCTTAAAAACGTTTTGGTGGTTTTTAGTGACCTTTATATTATAGTACAAAAGTAGATAAAATAAAAAAGCACCACCAATTGGTAGCGCTATTATATTTATATGTTCAAAAAAATCATTTTACAATGAGTTTTCTGGTTTCACTTACTTGGTTTTCGGTAATATGTAAAATATAAACCCCTTTACTTAGTTTTGAAATATTAAGTGTTTTACCAATAAGTCTAGCAGAAAGTACTTGTTTTCCCAGCACATTAAAAACCTTAACCGTTTTTGTTAAGTTGCTTTTTGATGCTATAGAAACTTCATTATCGTATGCACTTACCGGGTTTGGGTAAATGGTTAAACCTTCGATTTTAGGTGTTGTATTGCTAGAGGTTTGCGCATCCATAGTCTGGACGGCAAAAAAAGAAATAATGGTAAAAAAGATTAAAAAGTATTGTTTCTTCATATTTACTCGTTTGTTATTTCAAAGTTAGATGAATACTACAATTTTAATGCCAAAAAATAGTTAACTTTATTATAATTTGTTATAAAGTTTATCAATTTGTTTCGCGATTGTTACCTTAGTGTTATTAATTTTTTAATTTTAATAAAATTATGTTATTAGCTTTATCTTTACTTCAAGAAACAGATTTTCTTTACAAATGAAAAAAAAAGACATTAAAATATTGTTGGTTGATGATGAACCGGACATTTTAGAAATTGTAGGTTATAATTTATCAAGTGAAGGTTATCAGGTACTTAAGGCTGAGAATGGAGCCGAAGGGGTTAAGATCGCAAAGAAAGAATTACCTCAGTTAATTATTCTAGATGTTATGATGCCAGAAATGGATGGTATTGAAGCTTGTGAATTAATTAGAAAACATCCCGATTTGGCTAATACTATCGTGACTTTTTTAACAGCTCGTGGTGAAGACTATTCTCAAGTAGCAGGATTTGATGCTGGTGCAGACGATTATATTACAAAGCCTATAAAACCAAAAGTTTTAGTGAGTAAAGTAAAGGCGCTTCTTCGTCGTTTTAAGGAAGAAGATGTTGCTGATACCTTGAAAATAGGATCATTGGTTATTAATAGAGACGAGTATAAAATCACTTCTAAAGGGAAAGAAATTATTTTACCAAGAAAGGAGTTTGAATTACTTTCTTTATTAGCCTCTAAACCTGGAAAAGTTTTTAAACGCGACGAAATTTTAGATACCGTTTGGGGTAACGAAGTGGTTGTTGGTGGGCGTACTATTGATGTGCACATTAGAAAATTACGTGAAAAATTAGGAGATAAAAGTTTTAAAACCGTAAAGGGTGTAGGTTATAAGTTTGTAGATTAATTTGTAATGAAACAGACTAAATTTAAAAAATCGTATCGATTCGCGAGAGTTACTTCGTTTTATATTACCTTATATATAACGCTCTTATTGAGCGTTTTTTTATTTTACTCCTCTAATATCGAGTTGTGGAAAATCCCTGTGCTTGCTATTAGTACCTATGTTTTTTGTTTTATAGTAATTCAATATAGAGTGGAACGATTTATTTATCGTCGTGTTAAAAAAATATATGATGATTTGACTTTATTAGAATCGGCTAAGCTTCCAAAAGGAGCTATTACCACCGATATGCACACGCTTACTCAAGAAATAGATAAGTTTGCCCGCGATAAAAAGTTAGAAATAGAAACTCTTAAAGTTAGAGAGCAGTACCGAAAAGAATTTTTAGGTAATGTCTCTCACGAGTTGAAAACGCCATTATTTACTGTGCAAGGTTACATTTTAACCTTACTCGATGGTGCAATGGACAACAAAGAAATTCGTGAAAAATACTTAGAACGTGCCAGTAAAGGTATTGAGCGATTAAGTTATATCGTTGAAGATTTGGATATGATTACTAAACTGGAAGTTGGTGATTTAAGACTTAAAATAGAAACTTTTAATATTGTAGAGTTAGTAGAAACAATTTTCGATATGCTAGAAATGAAAGCGGCAAAGAAGAAAATTACACTAACCTTCGATATGAATTATAAAAAACCGATTTTTGTAAAGGCGGATAAAGAACGCATCCAGCAGGTTTTAATAAATCTTATCGTTAATTCTATTAAATACGGAAGTGAAAAAGGTACCACTGAAATTAGCATCGAAAATTTAATAAAAAACAAAGTTATTGTTCGGGTAACCGATAATGGAGAGGGTATTGCATCTGCACATTTACCGCGATTGTTTGAGCGTTTTTATAGAGTTGATAAAACAGGGTCTAGAAAAGAAGGTGGTTCTGGACTTGGACTTTCTATAGTAAAACATATTATTGAGGCACACCAAGAAAAAATATATGTTGAAAGTGAATACAGTGTGGGTAGCGAATTCTCATTCACCCTCGAAAAAGCTGAATAATTTTTTAAAGTCGATTTCAAAATCAAAAGCTTTTAATCCAGCATAACCGGTAATGTTTTCTAACATTTTTATGGTAAAATCGTCCTGACTACAAGTTGGTACCAAGCGCATATCGCTAAGGCGTTCTGCTAAATATTCTTGTTCAAACTGGCCAGGTGTAGGTATAAAAAGAGCTTTTTTATTCAGTTTAGCTAAATCCATTACGGTGGTGTAACCCGATCGCGACACAATCAATTCGCTTTCATTTATTGTTTTTTCTAGTAACGCGGATGTCATAAAATTATAAATGGTTATGTTGCCCTTTACCTCCTTGGTTTGCTCATCTTCCATAACACCTTTTACAAAAACTACTCGACCATTAAAAACTTCCAATTCATTTAAAAGACGTTCTTCTAGCATGGTGCGTTGCGGCTCTGGACCAGAGATTAGCACCATAACATCATTTTTTATTTCGGTCTCCTTTTTAGTAAAACGACTTAATGGCCCAATGTAAGTTGTAGGCAGTTCAAAACGTTTTACATGGCCTAGTTTTCCGCTTAAATTAATATCGCCTGGCGTATCCGGAACCCAACAGGCATCAAACTTATTAATAATCTTTTGATGCATTTTAGTGCTTAGCCAAGTCGTGCTGCCACTCAAGACATTTAATTGATGTGTAATAAAAATAGATGGCACTTTTTTACTTCTAACACCTAATCGGTTGTCCGATATAATGCCAGAAATTTCTTCAGAGTCTACAATGTCTTTAATTGCCTTTTTTTCAGCCTTAATAGCTTGCATCAATTTAGGCGAATCTTTAATAAGTTTTAGCTTAAAATGCTTTCCGTTTTTAGCATACGTTACGTTGTATGCAGGTAATTCAATGCATTTTAAATTAGGGAATTCCTTTTTTAACAAAGCCAAAGCTACGCCATCACTAGCAATTATAGGTTCGAAGTTGTTTAAAATTAATGCATTAATAATAGGTATACATCGCGTAGCGTGCCCTAAACCCCAATTTAACGGCGCAACTAAAATTCGTTTTTTCATCAATTAAAATTCTAAATAAAAGCTTTTATTATGGCGTTACCACAAGGGTCGGGCTTTCCGCTATATCTTTTTTTTGCAAGTTTATAAAGTTGGTTTTATTAAATTATAGACAAACCAAGTGGTTATTGTCGGTTTTTTAAGTTTAATCTAGCAAAAAAAAGGATGCCGCATCAATCCCTAACGCACTTTTCGGCAAATTCAAAGGTAAGCATATAAACACTTGGGTATATTTCCGTAATTTTACCAATTCAAAACTAATAATAACAAATAGTTAATATACTGTGGGTAGTAAAAATAAACTGAAACGATTTAGAGAAAACGAAACTTTTTCCAACGTGTTTCAACCATCAAGAGAAGAATTGGTAGAGTCAACTTTTAGTCTAAAAGGTGAATGGCGTTCTAAGGTTTTTAAAAACGATAATCCGTTAGTTCTAGAATTAGGCTGTGGAAAAGGAGAATATTCGGTTGCATTAGCACAAAAATATCCAAATAAAAACTTTATTGGTGTCGATATTAAAGGTGCTAGGTTTTGGAGAGGCGCAAAAACAGCTATAGAAGAAAATATACCTAACGTGGCTTTTCTGCGTACGCAAATAGAACTTATCGATCATGCTTTTGCTAATAATGAAGTAGATGAAATTTGGATTACTTTCCCAGACCCACAAATAAAATACAAGCGTACCAAACACCGCATGACTAATGCTGTTTTCTTGGAGCGTTACAAGCAAATTCTAAAACCAGATGGTGTTATGAATTTAAAAACCGATAGCGAATTTATGCATGGTTACACACTTGGTTTATTACATGGTGCAGGTCACGAAGTATTGTATGCTAACCATAATGTTTACAAGCAAGAAGGTAGCCCAGAAGAAGTAACAAGTATTCAAACCTTTTATGAGTCGCAATACTTAGAGAAAAATAAGCCTATTACCTATATTAAATTTAAAATCAAATAGTTTTGAATATTACATTTATCTTCTTTTTAGGGTTGGTTTTTGCGCTTGTGGGTGTTATTCCGCCAGGATTACTAAACATGACGGCCGCAAAAATAAGTCTAAAAGAAGGTCATGTGCGCGGCATCATGTTTTCTATTGGTGCCTGTGTTGTTGTAATTATTCAAACTTCTATAGCAGCTATTTTTGCGCGCTATTTAAGTAAAAATCACGATGTAATAGATGTATTGCAGCGTGTAGCATTCGTTATTTTTGTTTTAATTACTATCTATTTCTTGTTTATAGCTAAGTCTGAACCTAAAGAACAAGTAGAACCAAAAATTAGAAGTAAAGGAAGTCGTTTTTTTCAAGGTTTGTTTCTATCTGGTATAAATGTATTCCCGATACCTTACCAAGCTTACATGACTATTACTTTAGCTTCTTTTGGATGGTTAGATTTTAGTCAAACAAGTATTATCTCTTATGTTGCTGGTGCAGCTATGGGTACTTTTGTTACTCTTTACATGTACATTTTCTTTTTTGATAAAATAAAGAGTAAAACATTAACATCTCAAAAAAACATGAACCGCATTATCGGTAGTATTACCGGTATTATTGCAATAGTAACTTTAATAAATATTATTAGAGAAATATAACCATGAAACCGGAAACATTAAATTTTTTCGATAAAGTTTACCAAGTGGCTAAGCAAATTCCATTTGGTCGTGTTACTAGTTATGGAGCTATTGCCAAATATTTGGGAGCTGCAAGAAGTGCTAGAATGGTTGGTTATGCCATGAATGGCTCTCACGGAAAAGATGTTGCTGCCCACCGCGTGGTAAATAGAAAAGGTTTACTAACCGGTAAGCATCATTTTGATGGAACCAACCTGATGCAACAACTTTTAGAAAGTGAAGGCATAAAGGTTATCGAGAATCAAATTCAAGATTTAGATACGGTTTATTGGGATCCTTCCGAACATCTGTAAATATTACTTCTTATTATTTAAGTTCAATTATTCAAAAAAAATCATTCCATTAATAAGAGTGAACCAAGCAAATCAACTTTTAAGGATTTGGAATTGGCTTCATTTTATTCTATTTTTATAGGCAGAGGGTTTTATGGATACGTTTCCATAAGTAAATTATGCTATTAAATTTGTAGTGGTTTCAATTTTAGTGTCTTCAAATGTTAAATTGTTGAAGTGCTTTAAAATCAATTGAAAAACGTCAAAACTCAACTTACTCCAATATTTTTTTTAATCTGTTACATATTGTGTTTTTATAGAAAAACTTGGCATAGTTATGCTGTTTATGTAAGTAGTTAGGTTTTGTTGAGACTAGTTATAGTACAAGTTATTTTATTTAAACTCCGTAAAACCAGACAAATTTCACGTTAATAAAATTTATGACTATAAACGAAAGGTATCAAAGTATTAGACGGCAAACTATAGGTTTTTGCAGTTATTTGCAACCGGAAGATTATGCTATTCAGGTCGTTAAATTTGCGAGTCCTGCAAAATGGCACTTGGCCCATACCACTTGGTTTTTTGAAACTTTTATATTAAAAGCAGAACTTGATGGCTATGTGGAATACGATTCAAACTTCAATTTTTTATTCAATAGTTATTATAATAATGTTGGTAGTCGAGTATTGCAATCTAACCGAGGAAATATGTCTCGCCCAAGTACCGATGCTATTTTTGCCTACAGAGATTATGTAGATAAGCATATGTTGGATTTTTTTGAAACCAATCCAGAACAGAAACTATTAAATTTAGTGATTTTAGGTTTAAATCACGAACAGCAACATCAAGAATTATTAATAACCGATGTAAAGTATATGCTGGGGCATAATGCATTGTTTCCTGTTTTTAATGCTGATTTCAATTTAATAAAAGATGAAAATACCGCTACCGATAGTATGAAAATATCAGCAGGTGTTTATGAAATAGGGCATCAAGATTCCGAGTTTTGTTATGATAATGAATTAGGTGTGCATAAGGTGTATGTACCCGATTTTGAAATAAATAACTTTTTAGTAACCAATGGAGATTACATGGCTTTTATGGAAGCTGGTGGTTATTCCGATTTTAATCTTTGGTTAGATGAAGGTTGGGCTTGGGTAAATGCAGAGCAAATTAAAGCACCCCTGTATTGGCATAAAATAGATGGAGAATGGCATGTTTATACCCTTGCCGGATTACAAAAAGTAGATAAAAATGCTATTTTAAGCCACATTAACTTTTACGAAGCTAATGCTTATGCTGAGTGGAAAGATATGCGATTACCAACCGAGTTTGAGTGGGAAGTTGCTGCCCAAAAGTTAGATTGGGGCAAACGTTGGGAGTGGACCAACAGTGCTTATTTACCATATCCTAATTTTATAAAGGAAAATGGAGCGGTTGGTGAGTATAATGGCAAGTTTATGAGTAATAAAATGGTGTTAAGAGGTGCTTCGGTAGCGACATCTCAAAACCATAGTCGAAAGACGTATCGCAATTTTTTTCATCCTTCGGAACGCTGGCAGTTTACCGGAATAAGATTAGTAAAGTAATATGATAGAAGTTTTTAAGAATGAAGTTGATAAAGGGTTACAAGCAGATAGCAAAACATTACCATCAAAGTATTTTTATGATAAAATAGGCGATGCCCTTTTTGTAGAAATCATGAATTTGCCTGAATACTATTTAACCCGTTGCGAGTTGGATATTTTTCAGAATAAAACCCAAGAACTTATTGAGGCTTTTGGAGTTTCTCCAGATTCTTATTTTGAGTTGATAGAGTTGGGTGCCGGAGATGGTACAAAAACAAAAGAGTTGTTGAGATCGTTAGATGCTCAAAGTTATAATTTTGATTATTTTCCTATCGATATTTCTTCCAATGCATTGAATTTATTGGAAAAAGATTTAAAAAATGAGCTTCCAAATTTGTCTGTGCAAATTCAAGAAGGCGATTATTTTAAAGTTTTAGCGTCCTTAAAGGAGAGTAAGAAACCTAAAATAGTATTGTTTTTAGGGTCTAATATTGGTAATATGTCTGATGATATGGCTGCCGAATTTATATATAGTTTGGGGTCTAACTTACAAGCTGGAGATAAACTCTTGTTAGGTGTAGATTTAATAAAGGCGAGCCATGTTGTGCTTCCAGCGTATAATGATAGCCAGGGTGTCACAGAAAAGTTCAATCTTAATTTATTGGATAGAATTAATAATGAGTTAGGCGGGAATTTCAACCTTAAACAGTTTAAACATCAGCCAGAATATGATGAGCATGAAGGCGTCGCTAAAAGCTATATAGTAAGTACGGCGAATCAGGCTGTTGAGATTAATGCCACCGGAAAAACCTATAATTTTACAGAAGGAGAAAAAATTCATACAGAAATATCTAGAAAATATAACGATGCGTTAATTGAGAAAATAATCGAGAAAACCGATTTTAATCTTGAAACTAAAATACTAGATAGTAAAGCCTATTTTGCAGATTATATACTTAGAAGAGATTAAAATACTATGTTTTGAATAATAGAATTTAACAACTAAACCGATAACTATGAGCGAGAAAAGATTTAAAGACCTGAAAGCAATTTATGTAAATTGTACACTGAAGAAATCTCCAATGGAGAGTCATACATCTAAACTCATAGAGGTTTCAAAATCTATTATGAAGAGCGAAGGTGTTTCTGTAGAAGATATTAGATTTATTGATCATGATGTCGCAACCGGCGTTTATCCAGATATGATGGAGCATGGTTGGGAAAAAGATGAATGGCCTGAGCTATTTAAAAAAATATTTGAGGCTGACATTCTTATAGTTGGTACACCTATTTGGTTAGGAGAAAAATCGTCTATTGCTCAAAAATTAATTGAAAGACTGTATGGAATGAGCGGACAAACAAACGATAAAGGGCAATACAGCTTTTATGGGAAAGTTGGCGGATGCATGGTAACAGGTAATGAAGATGGCGTAAAACATTGCGCTATGGGTATATTGTACTCGCTTCAGCATGTTGGATATTCTATACCGCCACAAGCGGACTGTGGCTGGATTGGAGAAGTTGGGCCTGGTCCTAGCTATGGCGATACGGAATGGCAGGGTAAAAAGTTGGAAAAGCCATTAGGTTTCGATTCAGATTTTACTAATCGAAATACTACATTTATGACCTATAATTTATTGCATTTAGCGTCCATGTTAAAAAAACAAGGTGGATACCCTAGTTATGGAAATTCGAGAGAAGACTGGGACGATGGAACAAGATGGAATTTTGATAATCCTGAATACCGTTAAAAACTAGTTGGTTAAATCTATTGTTTTTCAGGAGAAAACTAATTTTAATTCCTTTTAAATAAACTTGATATGAATAGTGTGAAACTTGCTGTTTTAGGTCTTGGAAGCCAAACGACCACCTTTTATATTAGTGAGTTGAATAGGCTATATAATGAAAAATATGGTGGTTATAGTACATGTCCATTTATTATGTGGAATGCGAATTTCGATGCTATAAATTCACTTTTACCAAACAGTTCTGAGAGGTTGAATGCGTTAACTCAAGATTGTATTAACGAAATCGAAAAATTAGATATATCACATATTTTGGTTCCTAATATCACCTTGCACGAAAGTATAGATGAAATAGAGGTTGATAAAAATATTTTGCATCCGGTTTATTTAACGGTTGCAAAAATTAAATCGCTAAAGCTTTCAAAAATTGTTTTAATGGCTTCGGAATACACCATGAATTCAGCATATATTCGTTCCGTGTTTACCGCAAATGGAATAGAAATAGAGATTCCTTCGGAAGAAGATCGAGTTCAAATTGATACATTTCGAAAACAAGTTTATGTTAAACAAGAAAGCCAAGCAGGCATAGTCGGTTTTCAGAATATCATCGAAAAATATACAATTAAAAATACCGTTTTGTTGGCATGTACGGAATTGTCTATTTTTAAACCTAATAATAACTCACGTCTTTTAGATATGGTGGAAATTCAAATTAGAGAAGCGATTAATATCTTATGAAATTTTAAAATAGAATATTACTATGAAAATAGCAGTCACTTCGGCAAACGGAAAATTAGGTTCTACTATTGTAGAAAATCTAATAGAACAGGTGGGTAAAGAGCATGTTGTTGGAATTGCCCGTTCACCAGAAAAAGCAAAACACCTTGGTATTGAAATACGAAAAGGCGATTATAATAGTCGTGCGGAATTCGATACGGCATTGCACAGTATAGATGTTGTTATGTTGCTTTCAGGAATGGATGAGCCTGATAAAAGAATTCAGCAACATCGCAATGTTATTGATGCAGCGGTGAGTAATGGCGTTAAGAAAATAGTGTACACCAGTATTGTTGGCGATGAAAAAAACACGGCGTTTAGTCCCGTGGTGCAGAGTAATAGGCAAACAGAAAAGGATGTTCAGAACTCAGGTCTTGATTATGTTATTGGTAGAAATGGCATATATATTGAACCCGATTTAGAATATTTAGATACTTACATTAAAGAAGGTGAAATTAGAAATTGCGCAGGCACGGGTAAGTGTGCTTATACAAGTAGAGCGGAGTTGGGGTTTGCTTATGCTAAAATGTTGGTAGAAGATAAACATAACGGAAAAACCTATAACCTTGTTGGTCATGCTATTTCTCAGAGTGAATTAGCAGATTATATAAATCTAGTTTTTAATACTAAACTTAAGTTTAATCAAGTATCGGTAGCTGCCTACTTATATGAAAGAAAAATGGCATTGGGTGATTTTCTTGGTACTGTAATCGCTGGAATATACGAAGGGATAAAAAACGGTTCTAATAATGTGCTTTCAGATTTTGAATTGGCTGTAGGTCGACCACATAAATCTGTTGAAGATATTATGAGAGCTTACAAAGAGGAGTAATCAGCGTTGGATGTTTTTTTATCAGACTTTGGTAGATTTTAAAATAAAAAATGGTGATTACAAGGCGTTTTAGTATAAATAGCTATTTTCAATCCTAACATAAGTAAAACTTCTAATTTAGGTATTAAGACTTCCGTCGATATTATTTATCTTTGTAAATTATAATTATTCTCAATTAAGCGGTAGTCAAATATGCTGACTGCCAATATTATTACACAAGCAATGAAATTAAATAAACAAGATATATTAAAAGCGCTTGAAACTATTACTGTTCCTGGCGAAGGACAAAATATGGTTGAAAGTGGTGCTGTAAAAAATGTAATGACTTTTGGAGACGAAGTTATTGTAGATATCACAATTAACAACCCAAGTTTACAAGCAAAAAAACGTACGGAAGTTGATGTGTTAAAAACAATACATGAACAAGTTTACGAAAAAGCAAAAATTACAGTTAATGTAAAAGTAGACGCGCCTGCTAAGCCAAAGGCTAATGTAATTAAAGGGAAACCTGTTGCAGGAATTCAAAATATAGTTGCAATTGCATCTGGTAAAGGTGGTGTAGGGAAATCTACAGTAACGGCTAACTTAGCCGTGACTTTAGCAAAAATGGGATTTAACGTTGGTATTTTAGATGCTGATATTTACGGGCCATCTATTCCAATTATGTTCGATGTGGCTGATGCAAAACCTTTAGCTGTAAATGTCGAAGGGAAATCGAAAATGAAGCCTGTTGAAAACTACGGAGTTAAAGTATTATCTATTGGCTTTTTCACACAACCAGACCAAGCTGTTGTTTGGCGTGGACCTATGGCTGCAAAAGCACTGAATCAAATGATTTTTGATGCACATTGGGGTGAGTTAGACTTCCTACTATTAGATTTACCTCCAGGAACTGGAGATATTCATTTAAGTTTAATGCAATCGCTACCTATTACAGGAGCTGTTGTTGTTAGTACACCGCAAAACGTGGCTTTGGCCGATGCTAAAAAGGGTGTGGCTATGTTTCAACAAGAAAGCATTAATGTGCCTGTTTTAGGTATTATTGAAAATATGGCGTACTTTACTCCAGCAGAATTACCAGATCATAAATATTTTATCTTCGGAAAAGAAGGAGCTAAAAACTTGGCAGAAGATTTAAAAGTGCCATTTTTAGGAGAAATTCCTTTAGTACAAAGTATTCGTGAAGCCGGTGATGTTGGTCGTCCAGCAGCTATGCAAAAAGGAACACCTTTAGAGCAAGCTTTTGAAAAAATAACGCAAAATGTAGTGCAGGAGGTTGTTAGAAGAAATGACGATTTACCGCCTACAGAAGCAATTAAAATTACAACAATGGCTGGATGTTCTGCCGTAAAAAAATAAGATATGACCAGCGAAGAAGTAAGATTGAATGTTGAAAAAGCATTAGAAGAAATTCG
The window above is part of the Algibacter sp. L3A6 genome. Proteins encoded here:
- a CDS encoding L-histidine N(alpha)-methyltransferase, translating into MIEVFKNEVDKGLQADSKTLPSKYFYDKIGDALFVEIMNLPEYYLTRCELDIFQNKTQELIEAFGVSPDSYFELIELGAGDGTKTKELLRSLDAQSYNFDYFPIDISSNALNLLEKDLKNELPNLSVQIQEGDYFKVLASLKESKKPKIVLFLGSNIGNMSDDMAAEFIYSLGSNLQAGDKLLLGVDLIKASHVVLPAYNDSQGVTEKFNLNLLDRINNELGGNFNLKQFKHQPEYDEHEGVAKSYIVSTANQAVEINATGKTYNFTEGEKIHTEISRKYNDALIEKIIEKTDFNLETKILDSKAYFADYILRRD
- a CDS encoding aspartate/glutamate racemase family protein translates to MNSVKLAVLGLGSQTTTFYISELNRLYNEKYGGYSTCPFIMWNANFDAINSLLPNSSERLNALTQDCINEIEKLDISHILVPNITLHESIDEIEVDKNILHPVYLTVAKIKSLKLSKIVLMASEYTMNSAYIRSVFTANGIEIEIPSEEDRVQIDTFRKQVYVKQESQAGIVGFQNIIEKYTIKNTVLLACTELSIFKPNNNSRLLDMVEIQIREAINIL
- a CDS encoding SDR family oxidoreductase, whose product is MKIAVTSANGKLGSTIVENLIEQVGKEHVVGIARSPEKAKHLGIEIRKGDYNSRAEFDTALHSIDVVMLLSGMDEPDKRIQQHRNVIDAAVSNGVKKIVYTSIVGDEKNTAFSPVVQSNRQTEKDVQNSGLDYVIGRNGIYIEPDLEYLDTYIKEGEIRNCAGTGKCAYTSRAELGFAYAKMLVEDKHNGKTYNLVGHAISQSELADYINLVFNTKLKFNQVSVAAYLYERKMALGDFLGTVIAGIYEGIKNGSNNVLSDFELAVGRPHKSVEDIMRAYKEE
- a CDS encoding flavodoxin family protein codes for the protein MSEKRFKDLKAIYVNCTLKKSPMESHTSKLIEVSKSIMKSEGVSVEDIRFIDHDVATGVYPDMMEHGWEKDEWPELFKKIFEADILIVGTPIWLGEKSSIAQKLIERLYGMSGQTNDKGQYSFYGKVGGCMVTGNEDGVKHCAMGILYSLQHVGYSIPPQADCGWIGEVGPGPSYGDTEWQGKKLEKPLGFDSDFTNRNTTFMTYNLLHLASMLKKQGGYPSYGNSREDWDDGTRWNFDNPEYR
- the egtB gene encoding ergothioneine biosynthesis protein EgtB, with amino-acid sequence MTINERYQSIRRQTIGFCSYLQPEDYAIQVVKFASPAKWHLAHTTWFFETFILKAELDGYVEYDSNFNFLFNSYYNNVGSRVLQSNRGNMSRPSTDAIFAYRDYVDKHMLDFFETNPEQKLLNLVILGLNHEQQHQELLITDVKYMLGHNALFPVFNADFNLIKDENTATDSMKISAGVYEIGHQDSEFCYDNELGVHKVYVPDFEINNFLVTNGDYMAFMEAGGYSDFNLWLDEGWAWVNAEQIKAPLYWHKIDGEWHVYTLAGLQKVDKNAILSHINFYEANAYAEWKDMRLPTEFEWEVAAQKLDWGKRWEWTNSAYLPYPNFIKENGAVGEYNGKFMSNKMVLRGASVATSQNHSRKTYRNFFHPSERWQFTGIRLVK
- a CDS encoding Mrp/NBP35 family ATP-binding protein; the encoded protein is MKLNKQDILKALETITVPGEGQNMVESGAVKNVMTFGDEVIVDITINNPSLQAKKRTEVDVLKTIHEQVYEKAKITVNVKVDAPAKPKANVIKGKPVAGIQNIVAIASGKGGVGKSTVTANLAVTLAKMGFNVGILDADIYGPSIPIMFDVADAKPLAVNVEGKSKMKPVENYGVKVLSIGFFTQPDQAVVWRGPMAAKALNQMIFDAHWGELDFLLLDLPPGTGDIHLSLMQSLPITGAVVVSTPQNVALADAKKGVAMFQQESINVPVLGIIENMAYFTPAELPDHKYFIFGKEGAKNLAEDLKVPFLGEIPLVQSIREAGDVGRPAAMQKGTPLEQAFEKITQNVVQEVVRRNDDLPPTEAIKITTMAGCSAVKK